One Novosphingobium sp. G106 DNA segment encodes these proteins:
- a CDS encoding SDR family oxidoreductase: protein MEQELAGKTALVTGGGRGIGRAMAEKLASAGAIVAVNYAGNHAAAEDTVRAIEAAGGKAFTVQAKIGEPGEIEKLIAALDAEFTKRTGDADGNWGIDILVNNIGGGDYATILDSNDALYDQTFSNNVRGPFLLTRALYHHIRDHGRIINISSTGSRLTDPGIIVYSMAKAAVEAFTRVLAQDMGGRGITVNAVSPGFTAGETNLHVTEDPELAKGVIDNTALRRFGQPEEIADIVYALASPLGRWITAQTIDASGGFKL from the coding sequence ATGGAACAGGAACTCGCGGGCAAGACCGCGCTGGTTACGGGCGGCGGTCGCGGCATCGGCCGCGCCATGGCGGAGAAGCTGGCCTCGGCCGGTGCGATCGTCGCGGTCAACTATGCCGGCAACCACGCCGCGGCCGAAGACACGGTGCGCGCGATCGAGGCAGCCGGCGGCAAGGCCTTCACCGTTCAGGCCAAGATCGGCGAGCCGGGCGAGATCGAGAAGCTGATCGCCGCACTCGATGCCGAGTTCACCAAGCGAACCGGCGACGCCGATGGCAATTGGGGCATCGACATCCTGGTCAACAACATCGGCGGCGGCGACTATGCCACGATCCTCGACAGCAACGACGCGCTCTACGACCAGACCTTCAGCAACAACGTCCGCGGGCCTTTCCTGCTGACGCGCGCGCTCTATCACCACATCCGCGACCACGGCCGGATCATCAACATCTCGTCGACCGGATCGCGGCTGACCGATCCCGGCATCATCGTCTATTCGATGGCCAAGGCCGCGGTCGAAGCCTTCACCCGCGTCCTGGCGCAGGACATGGGCGGCCGCGGCATCACCGTGAATGCCGTCTCGCCGGGCTTCACCGCGGGTGAGACCAACCTCCACGTCACCGAGGATCCCGAGCTGGCCAAGGGCGTGATCGACAACACCGCACTGCGCCGCTTCGGCCAGCCGGAGGAGATCGCCGACATCGTCTATGCGCTCGCCTCACCGCTAGGCCGCTGGATCACCGCACAGACGATCGACGCCAGCGGCGGGTTCAAGCTGTAA